The window CAGCCAAGCCGATTGCCTGGAAGTCGCCCACGGCCACCCCGACATCCCCGTCCGGGACAGCAAATCCACCCCCGGCCCCACCCTCACCTTCTCGGCGACCGGCTGGACCGCCTTCGTCACCGCCATCAAGGACGGCCACTTCACCGCCGCAAGCTGTAGCTGACCAGCGACGCCCCCACCACGGACCCGAAGGCCGGCAAGAGGAACTGGGTGAACGCGGTCCAGCCCCACACGATTCCGGCGCATGCCGCCGTCGTGTTGACGGCCACGGCCAGAATCCACAGGGCGACGCTCTGAGCCTGAGGTGACATCGTTCCTCAATTCACGGCGAATCAAGCCTGAATTCTCCCACGGGAATGGCAGGGAAAAAGGACAGCTAAGATGCTTGAACTGTAAAGCTTCTGCTTGCTCTTGTGAATTCACCGTGAAAGACGGCGGGGGCGTTGTCCTACCCGGGCGGTACGGTCGCTCCATGACCGATCAGGGCGAGCGGCGACTGGCCACGCTGGAGGGCGTACTCGAGCGCATCACGTACGCCAACGAGGAGAACGGCTACACGGTCGCCCGGGTCGACACCGGCAGAGGCGGCGGTGATCTGCTCACGGTCGTCGGTGCGCTGCTCGGCGCGCAGGTCGGTGAGTCCCTGCGCATGGAGGGCCGTTGGGGCTCGCATCAGCAGTACGGGAAGCAGTTCCATGTGGAGAACTACACGACCGTTCTGCCGGCCACGGTGCAGGGCATTCGCCGCTATCTCGGCTCGGGGCTGGTCAAGGGAATCGGCCCGGTCTTCGCCGACCGGATCACCCAGCATTTCGGGCTGGACACCCTCCAGATCATCGAGGAGGAGCCGAAGCGGCTGATC of the Streptomyces koelreuteriae genome contains:
- a CDS encoding DUF397 domain-containing protein; translation: MISSERTGWFKSSYSGGSQADCLEVAHGHPDIPVRDSKSTPGPTLTFSATGWTAFVTAIKDGHFTAASCS